A genome region from Deinococcus seoulensis includes the following:
- a CDS encoding GNAT family N-acetyltransferase, with the protein MQAPILTTPRLRLRPHRMDDLDACVELWQDPVVTRHTSGRPLARQDVWTRLLRHPGHWALLGFGYWVVEERASGRFVGEVGLGRFKRDLLAGHPELDALPEAGWVTLPWAHGQGYAGEAVAATLDWRDANVPGRETFCLISPGNAASLRLAARVGFTVTGEAGGPDDRVLLLTRQRG; encoded by the coding sequence ATGCAGGCCCCCATCCTGACCACCCCGCGCCTGCGGCTGCGCCCGCACCGCATGGACGATCTGGACGCCTGCGTGGAACTGTGGCAGGACCCGGTCGTCACGCGGCACACCAGCGGGCGGCCCCTGGCGCGGCAGGACGTGTGGACGCGGCTGCTGCGGCACCCGGGGCACTGGGCGCTGCTGGGCTTCGGATACTGGGTGGTCGAGGAACGGGCGTCCGGGCGCTTTGTGGGCGAGGTGGGGCTGGGGCGGTTCAAGCGGGATCTGCTGGCCGGGCACCCTGAACTGGACGCCCTTCCGGAGGCGGGCTGGGTGACGCTGCCCTGGGCGCACGGGCAGGGGTATGCGGGCGAGGCCGTGGCGGCGACCCTGGACTGGCGGGACGCGAACGTGCCGGGCCGGGAGACGTTCTGCCTCATCAGTCCGGGGAACGCGGCGTCACTGCGGCTGGCGGCGAGGGTGGGCTTCACGGTGACCGGCGAGGCGGGAGGCCCGGACGACCGGGTGCTGCTGCTGACGCGCCAGCGGGGGTAG
- the ilvD gene encoding dihydroxy-acid dehydratase, which yields MTDTAQKKKLNWNSHHITQGDERAPNRAMLRAVGFEDGDFEKPIIGVAHAQSNITPCNNGLGELADHITGAIREGGGMPQIYGTITVSDGISMGTEGMKCSLVSREVIADSIETVSRGQSHDGVIVVGGCDKNMPGAMIGIARLNIPAIFVYGGTIKPGHYDGKDLTIVSVFEAVGAFGAGKISREDFTEIEKRACPGNGSCGGMYTANTMSSAFEAMGMSLPYSSTMSAVDAEKAVSSADSARALLNLVEQDIRPLDILTKEAFENAITVIMAVGGSTNAVLHLMAIAHACDIDLTLADFERIRERTPVFCDLKPSGKYVATDLHVVGGIPRVMKMLLKEGLLHGDCLTVTGKTIAENLADEPDAPSEGQDVIRAFNDPLYTEGHLAILRGNLAEEGSVAKISGLKSIKITGPARVFDSEEECMEAIMGDRIRAGDVLVIRYEGPKGGPGMREMLSPTSAIIGKGLGDSVGLITDGRFSGGTFGLVVGHVAPEAFVGGTIALVHEGDTIELDAETLKLTLHVDDAELARRRASWVQPEPRYKRGVLAKYAKLVSSASVGAYTD from the coding sequence ATGACCGACACGGCGCAGAAGAAGAAACTGAACTGGAACAGCCACCACATCACGCAGGGTGACGAACGCGCCCCGAACCGCGCGATGCTGCGGGCCGTGGGCTTCGAGGACGGCGACTTCGAGAAACCCATCATCGGGGTGGCGCACGCGCAGAGCAACATCACGCCCTGCAACAACGGCCTGGGCGAACTGGCCGATCACATCACGGGGGCCATCCGCGAGGGCGGCGGCATGCCGCAGATCTACGGCACGATCACCGTGTCGGACGGCATCAGCATGGGTACCGAGGGCATGAAGTGCAGCCTCGTGAGCCGCGAGGTGATCGCGGACTCCATCGAGACCGTGTCGCGCGGGCAGAGCCATGACGGCGTGATCGTCGTGGGCGGCTGCGACAAGAACATGCCGGGCGCCATGATCGGCATCGCCCGCCTGAACATCCCCGCGATCTTCGTGTACGGCGGCACCATCAAACCCGGCCACTACGACGGCAAGGACCTGACCATCGTCAGCGTGTTCGAGGCGGTCGGCGCGTTCGGCGCGGGCAAGATCAGCCGCGAGGACTTCACCGAGATCGAGAAACGCGCCTGCCCCGGCAACGGCTCGTGCGGCGGCATGTACACCGCGAACACCATGAGCAGCGCCTTCGAGGCGATGGGCATGAGCCTGCCGTACTCCAGCACCATGAGCGCCGTGGACGCCGAGAAGGCCGTGTCGAGCGCCGACAGCGCCCGCGCCCTGCTGAACCTCGTCGAGCAGGACATCCGCCCGCTGGACATCCTGACGAAAGAAGCCTTCGAGAACGCCATCACGGTCATCATGGCCGTCGGCGGCAGCACCAACGCCGTCCTGCACCTGATGGCCATCGCGCACGCCTGCGACATCGACCTGACCCTGGCGGACTTCGAACGCATCCGCGAACGCACCCCGGTCTTCTGCGACCTGAAACCCAGCGGGAAGTACGTGGCCACCGACCTGCACGTCGTCGGCGGTATTCCGCGCGTCATGAAGATGCTGCTGAAAGAAGGCCTGCTGCACGGCGACTGCCTGACCGTCACCGGCAAGACCATCGCCGAGAACCTCGCCGACGAACCCGACGCGCCCAGCGAGGGGCAGGACGTCATCCGCGCCTTCAACGACCCGCTGTACACCGAGGGACACCTCGCCATCCTGCGCGGCAACCTCGCCGAGGAAGGTTCGGTCGCCAAGATCAGCGGCCTGAAAAGCATCAAGATCACCGGCCCCGCCCGCGTGTTCGACTCCGAGGAAGAATGCATGGAAGCGATCATGGGTGACCGCATCCGCGCCGGGGACGTGCTCGTCATCCGCTACGAAGGCCCGAAGGGCGGCCCCGGCATGCGCGAGATGCTCTCCCCCACCAGCGCCATCATCGGCAAGGGCCTGGGCGACAGCGTCGGCCTGATCACCGACGGGCGCTTCAGTGGCGGCACCTTCGGGCTGGTCGTCGGTCACGTCGCGCCCGAGGCGTTCGTGGGCGGCACCATCGCCCTGGTGCATGAGGGCGACACCATCGAACTGGACGCCGAAACCCTGAAACTCACCCTGCATGTGGACGACGCCGAACTGGCCCGCCGCCGCGCCAGCTGGGTGCAACCCGAACCCCGCTACAAGCGCGGCGTGCTCGCCAAGTACGCCAAACTGGTCAGCAGCGCATCGGTGGGCGCGTACACGGACTGA
- a CDS encoding intradiol ring-cleavage dioxygenase yields the protein MPNDPHRPNPTAAPTHAPDEDNDDEMIGTLLSRRHALRLLGLGTGAAALGAGGVLAQRGAGNASSAPVSASSGLPGCVVRPAMTEGPYFVESEPRRSDIRRDTTTGKLSAGVPLTLNFEVSRVAVGGCTPRGQVLIDVWHCDAQGVYSDVQGNSGDFLRGSQVTDAQGRAKFTTIYPGWYRGRAVHIHFKLRPLDASGKATGEFTSQLFFPESVNSAVFARAPYNAHGTKADTPNAQDGIYRNGGSQLLLNVKGDPTKGYAATFDIGLNIG from the coding sequence ATGCCGAACGACCCGCACCGCCCGAACCCGACCGCCGCCCCCACCCACGCCCCCGACGAGGACAACGACGACGAGATGATCGGCACGCTCCTGAGCCGCCGCCACGCCCTGCGCCTGCTGGGCCTGGGGACCGGGGCGGCCGCGCTGGGTGCCGGGGGTGTCCTGGCCCAGCGCGGCGCCGGGAACGCCAGCAGCGCCCCGGTCAGCGCCAGCAGCGGCCTGCCCGGCTGCGTGGTGCGGCCCGCCATGACCGAGGGGCCGTACTTCGTGGAGAGCGAACCACGCCGCAGCGACATCCGCCGAGACACCACGACCGGCAAGCTGAGCGCCGGGGTGCCCCTGACCCTGAACTTCGAGGTCAGCCGGGTCGCCGTGGGCGGCTGCACGCCGCGCGGGCAGGTGCTGATCGACGTGTGGCACTGCGACGCGCAGGGCGTGTACTCAGACGTGCAGGGCAACAGCGGGGACTTCCTGCGCGGCTCGCAGGTCACGGACGCGCAGGGCCGCGCGAAATTCACGACCATCTACCCCGGCTGGTACCGTGGGCGGGCCGTGCACATTCACTTCAAACTGCGGCCCCTGGACGCCAGCGGGAAGGCCACGGGGGAATTCACGTCGCAGCTGTTCTTCCCGGAAAGTGTGAACAGCGCCGTGTTCGCCCGCGCGCCGTACAACGCGCACGGCACGAAAGCCGACACGCCCAACGCGCAGGACGGCATCTACCGTAACGGCGGCAGCCAGCTCCTCCTGAACGTCAAGGGCGACCCCACGAAGGGGTACGCGGCCACGTTCGACATCGGCCTGAACATCGGCTGA
- a CDS encoding peptidylprolyl isomerase: MKQLLLTAALLSGAAFLTTASAQTAPATTPASAAATTPAPAKDPATLVGRVGKEDLTLAEFDRAFRLAAARVVNSQGIPFEDAYLAEFAEARPDFLKQFVRDRAVYQLARARQQADPAELDRQIADARSGFETDEEFAEALNATGYTDTADLRRELERQLIVGAYLGGVQERFTFGDALVAGYYNLHRADFAREQEACVKHILVPTQAEAQAITKDLAGGADFAKLAAEKSQDPGSAAQGGDLGCFGPGQMVETFDTASFKGPVNAVQTVQSQFGWHVLVVTKRTEAGTVPLADAAPVIRDQLGKDAAQKYLDAQVARLSTESFPDVVTVAAPAPADK; encoded by the coding sequence GTGAAACAACTGCTCCTGACCGCAGCGCTGCTGAGCGGCGCCGCCTTCCTGACGACCGCCAGCGCCCAGACCGCCCCGGCCACCACCCCGGCCAGCGCGGCCGCGACCACCCCGGCGCCCGCCAAGGACCCCGCCACGCTGGTGGGCCGCGTGGGCAAGGAAGACCTGACCCTGGCCGAATTCGACCGTGCCTTCCGGCTGGCGGCGGCGCGCGTGGTGAACTCGCAGGGCATTCCCTTCGAGGACGCCTACCTGGCCGAGTTCGCCGAGGCCCGCCCGGACTTCCTGAAGCAGTTCGTGCGTGACCGCGCCGTGTACCAGCTGGCCCGCGCCCGCCAGCAGGCCGACCCGGCCGAACTGGACCGGCAGATCGCGGACGCCCGCTCCGGCTTCGAGACGGACGAGGAGTTCGCCGAGGCCCTGAACGCCACCGGGTACACCGACACCGCCGACCTGCGCCGCGAACTGGAACGGCAGCTGATCGTGGGCGCGTACCTGGGCGGCGTGCAGGAACGCTTCACGTTCGGGGACGCACTGGTCGCCGGGTACTACAACCTGCACCGCGCGGACTTCGCCCGTGAACAGGAAGCCTGCGTGAAGCACATCCTGGTGCCCACCCAGGCCGAAGCGCAGGCCATCACGAAGGACCTGGCGGGCGGCGCGGACTTCGCGAAACTCGCCGCCGAGAAGAGCCAGGACCCCGGCAGCGCCGCGCAGGGCGGCGACCTGGGCTGCTTCGGCCCCGGCCAGATGGTCGAGACCTTCGACACCGCCAGCTTCAAGGGTCCCGTGAACGCCGTGCAGACCGTGCAGTCGCAGTTCGGGTGGCACGTGCTGGTCGTCACGAAACGCACCGAGGCCGGCACCGTGCCGCTGGCGGACGCCGCGCCGGTCATCCGTGACCAGCTGGGCAAGGACGCCGCGCAGAAGTACCTGGACGCGCAGGTGGCCCGCCTGAGCACCGAGAGCTTCCCGGACGTCGTGACGGTCGCCGCGCCCGCCCCCGCCGACAAGTAA
- a CDS encoding lipid II:glycine glycyltransferase FemX, which translates to MRLSLVETTDPRVYDDAVSRMPITSALQGWGYGEARRTLGQTPTRYLIMQDGRTVGAVQLLRKRLVPGFSTLYAPRGPALESLDLLPAFAEAVRRVARPTDALLKIEPPVPLPAGDSADPEGTGLAYDALPAAYGPFQRAETEQPEHTIIADLSRSEQEIFGALSSMARRNIRTAEKLGVIAGRDDDFDAFWEIFTATNERAQLGAYPREYYETMLRECNAHGGEAYIVLSRYQGRALAGGFFISMGKGTYYLFGGSVRDDRVDEHGKPLKDAKAPDAFYWSAMLDAKRHGYELFDFWGIPRVLDESKHSYGVFKMKLKFSEQRVWYPAYDLNLNAAAPAIVRALRWRKTRNNVRKRGTADDVL; encoded by the coding sequence GTGCGCCTGAGCCTAGTAGAAACCACCGATCCGCGCGTGTACGACGACGCCGTGAGCCGCATGCCCATCACCAGCGCCCTGCAGGGCTGGGGCTACGGTGAGGCGCGCCGGACGCTGGGTCAGACGCCCACGCGCTACCTGATCATGCAGGACGGCCGGACTGTCGGGGCCGTGCAGTTGCTGCGTAAACGCCTCGTGCCGGGCTTCAGTACCCTGTACGCGCCGCGCGGCCCGGCCCTGGAAAGCCTGGACCTGCTGCCGGCCTTCGCGGAGGCCGTGCGGCGCGTCGCGCGGCCCACCGACGCCTTGCTGAAGATCGAGCCGCCCGTCCCGCTTCCAGCCGGTGACAGCGCCGACCCCGAGGGAACGGGCCTGGCGTACGACGCGCTGCCCGCCGCGTACGGTCCCTTCCAGCGGGCCGAGACCGAGCAGCCCGAGCACACCATCATCGCGGACCTGAGCCGCAGCGAGCAGGAGATCTTCGGGGCGCTGTCCAGCATGGCCCGCCGGAACATCCGCACCGCCGAGAAACTCGGCGTGATCGCCGGACGCGACGACGACTTCGACGCGTTCTGGGAGATCTTCACCGCCACCAATGAACGCGCCCAGCTCGGCGCGTACCCGCGCGAGTACTACGAGACCATGCTGCGCGAATGCAACGCGCACGGCGGCGAGGCGTACATCGTGCTGTCCCGCTACCAGGGGCGCGCGCTGGCCGGAGGGTTCTTCATCAGCATGGGCAAGGGCACGTACTACCTGTTCGGCGGCAGCGTCCGCGACGACCGCGTGGACGAGCACGGCAAACCCCTGAAAGACGCCAAGGCGCCCGACGCGTTCTACTGGAGCGCCATGCTGGACGCCAAACGCCACGGCTACGAACTGTTCGACTTCTGGGGCATTCCGCGCGTGCTGGACGAAAGCAAACACTCGTACGGGGTGTTCAAGATGAAACTCAAGTTCAGCGAGCAGCGCGTCTGGTACCCCGCCTACGACCTGAACCTGAACGCCGCCGCACCCGCCATCGTCCGCGCGCTGCGCTGGCGTAAGACCCGCAACAACGTCCGTAAACGCGGCACTGCCGACGACGTGCTGTAA
- a CDS encoding LON peptidase substrate-binding domain-containing protein, whose product MRVPLFPLPQLVLFPGVVLPLYVFEPRYRELLADVQASGEPFGIVRIVQSSETSGLPFHERVSRVGTLAHVRQANLHEDGTSTVAVVGGERFRVDGFHLDRPYLSADVSLWPLEPDPLPQEVVSATAAQLLAALLRLRPGDAGTVREAAPEDPLLLASFAAALLPTTPEQREDALHAATVLERLELLLGLVPTEAKLLN is encoded by the coding sequence ATGCGCGTTCCGCTGTTTCCTCTGCCGCAACTGGTGTTGTTCCCGGGTGTGGTCCTTCCGTTGTATGTGTTCGAACCCCGCTACCGTGAACTGCTGGCCGACGTGCAGGCCAGCGGCGAACCGTTCGGGATCGTGCGGATCGTGCAGTCCTCCGAAACGTCCGGTCTTCCGTTTCACGAGCGGGTCTCCAGGGTCGGGACGCTCGCGCACGTCCGGCAGGCCAACCTGCACGAGGACGGCACCAGCACGGTCGCGGTGGTCGGCGGCGAACGCTTCCGGGTGGACGGCTTTCACCTGGACCGCCCCTACCTGTCGGCCGACGTGAGCCTGTGGCCCCTGGAACCCGATCCTCTGCCGCAGGAGGTCGTCTCGGCCACGGCGGCGCAACTGCTGGCCGCGCTGCTGCGCCTGCGCCCAGGCGACGCCGGGACGGTCCGCGAGGCCGCCCCGGAAGATCCGCTGCTGCTGGCCAGTTTCGCCGCCGCGCTGCTGCCCACCACCCCCGAACAGCGCGAGGACGCCCTGCACGCCGCGACGGTGCTCGAACGTCTGGAACTGCTGCTGGGGCTGGTGCCCACCGAAGCCAAACTGCTGAACTGA
- the trmD gene encoding tRNA (guanosine(37)-N1)-methyltransferase TrmD, producing the protein MSEDPQTVPHQDAAPLTFSFLTLFPELLAPFADEAIVGKARERGLVDVNLVNLRDFAGNRHQKVDDTPYGGGAGMVIRVDVAGRALASLPQADEVILFSPAGERFTQAVAEDLATRRHLVFLCGRYEGFDARTEGLVTRELSIGDFVMMGGEAAAACVLEAVARLVPGVIGDPESHQADSFSSGLLDYPEFTRPPEWEGQGVPEVLRGGNHGAVAAWRREQALARTLARRPDLLRGAPLTPADTVTLSGLGATPEQLSDWGAPPAPTPKRSRRRRTPAAPDASES; encoded by the coding sequence GTGAGTGAGGACCCGCAGACTGTCCCACACCAGGACGCCGCGCCGCTGACCTTCTCGTTCCTGACGCTGTTCCCGGAACTGCTGGCACCGTTCGCGGACGAGGCGATCGTGGGCAAGGCCCGTGAGCGCGGACTGGTGGACGTGAATCTGGTGAACCTGCGGGACTTCGCCGGGAACCGCCACCAGAAGGTGGACGACACCCCGTACGGGGGCGGGGCGGGCATGGTGATCCGCGTGGACGTGGCCGGGCGCGCCCTGGCCAGCCTCCCACAGGCCGACGAGGTCATCCTGTTCAGCCCGGCCGGGGAGCGCTTCACGCAGGCGGTCGCCGAGGACCTCGCCACGCGGCGCCACCTGGTGTTCCTGTGCGGGCGTTACGAGGGGTTCGACGCCCGTACCGAGGGACTGGTCACGCGGGAACTCAGCATCGGGGATTTCGTGATGATGGGCGGCGAGGCCGCCGCCGCCTGCGTGCTGGAAGCCGTGGCGCGGCTGGTGCCGGGCGTGATCGGCGACCCGGAGTCGCATCAGGCGGACAGTTTCAGCTCTGGCCTGCTGGACTACCCGGAATTCACCCGTCCGCCCGAATGGGAAGGTCAGGGCGTGCCGGAGGTGCTGCGCGGCGGGAATCACGGCGCGGTGGCCGCGTGGCGGCGAGAGCAGGCCCTGGCACGCACCCTGGCCCGCCGCCCGGACCTGCTGCGGGGCGCTCCCCTCACGCCCGCCGACACGGTCACCCTGAGCGGCCTGGGCGCCACCCCCGAGCAACTGAGTGACTGGGGCGCGCCCCCGGCCCCGACTCCAAAGCGCTCCAGACGCCGCCGCACCCCGGCTGCGCCCGACGCCAGCGAATCCTGA
- the rimM gene encoding ribosome maturation factor RimM (Essential for efficient processing of 16S rRNA), with protein MSEAERTRLGYVLGPHGVKGGVKVFVLGDQRQFAGLKRVYVEKRGWLRVRRAEMLAPGVVLHLAGVTTPEGAGDLRGLNVFAADDELPAPEDGVYYYHELRGLTLSSAAGEVLAEVTDVLDSGHQDLLVVRRAADQGEAFVPLQAPYVVVNLNARRRPLSLTLTDDAPGGLLDLAEAEEGGRTE; from the coding sequence ATGTCAGAGGCGGAACGCACCCGCCTGGGGTACGTGCTGGGACCGCACGGCGTGAAGGGCGGCGTGAAGGTGTTCGTGCTGGGGGACCAGCGGCAGTTCGCGGGCCTGAAACGCGTGTACGTCGAGAAGCGCGGCTGGTTGCGCGTGCGTCGCGCCGAGATGCTCGCGCCGGGCGTGGTGCTTCACCTCGCGGGTGTCACCACGCCGGAGGGAGCCGGGGACCTGCGGGGCCTGAACGTGTTCGCGGCCGACGATGAACTCCCGGCGCCCGAGGACGGCGTGTACTACTACCACGAGTTGCGTGGCCTGACGCTCAGCAGCGCGGCGGGTGAGGTGCTGGCCGAGGTGACGGACGTGCTCGACAGTGGTCACCAGGACCTGCTGGTGGTGCGCCGCGCGGCCGATCAGGGCGAGGCGTTCGTGCCGCTTCAGGCGCCGTACGTGGTCGTGAACCTGAACGCCAGACGCCGCCCGCTGTCCCTGACCCTGACGGACGACGCGCCGGGCGGCCTGCTGGACCTCGCCGAGGCCGAGGAAGGCGGGCGCACCGAGTGA
- a CDS encoding KH domain-containing protein, whose amino-acid sequence MNTDPLDLTLFLAQSVVDQPSQVRVSRRGPTVIVRVGPGEEGRLIGRQGRVIQAIRTLVRAASDPRERLNVDLDAPRKA is encoded by the coding sequence ATGAACACTGATCCTCTTGATCTGACTCTTTTCCTGGCCCAGAGCGTGGTGGATCAGCCGTCGCAGGTGCGCGTGTCCCGCCGGGGGCCGACCGTGATCGTGCGGGTCGGGCCGGGCGAGGAGGGTCGCCTGATCGGCCGTCAGGGCCGCGTGATTCAGGCGATCCGCACGCTGGTGCGCGCCGCGAGCGACCCGCGCGAACGCCTGAACGTCGACCTGGACGCCCCCCGCAAGGCGTGA
- the rpsP gene encoding 30S ribosomal protein S16, which yields MVKIRLSRFGATHNPHYRIVVTDARRPRDGGYIENLGHYDPRKTTENYLKVNAERAAYWIAQGAQPTQTARRLLKSQGVKVA from the coding sequence ATGGTCAAGATTCGCCTGTCCCGTTTCGGTGCTACCCACAACCCCCACTACCGTATCGTCGTGACCGACGCCCGCCGTCCCCGTGACGGTGGCTACATCGAGAACCTCGGCCACTACGACCCCCGCAAGACCACCGAGAACTACCTGAAGGTCAACGCCGAGCGCGCCGCGTACTGGATTGCCCAGGGCGCGCAGCCCACGCAGACCGCCCGCCGCCTGCTGAAAAGCCAGGGCGTGAAGGTCGCGTAA
- a CDS encoding murein hydrolase activator EnvC family protein, with amino-acid sequence MNRRGRAALLLGASLLTAAPGVSRWQGVAAQQAATGPAADLSTSDRLEQLQRDLQQQRQLSAAKARELEDLRRSIQNLSAQQRKTLARLDTLAASASKLENEIATVTARVALAERALADTTSQLDVTQARVTRLQDDVREILQLQYRDRSGRYLQLLSQSRSLSDLLIRLRYANMAGEYNTRVIQTLAGEIEVLDRQKAQQAQQTKDLKALQAQRTAALKNLTARRAEQTALLTQLRSSEAGKRTLATQRQAEQALAAQTIDQLVGQVVAERSRLEAERQRRLEEERRRRAEEARRIAEAQERARQEALRLARIRAEQERVARQRAADAQAAAQAARQRAAQQAAQAQREAQVQREQAALQQRSQQVQQAQVQVEQQLAPLPTLSGPLGFPLPGGRVQTPYGAGGSPWVVLSGGPQAVAAQEGNVLAVTYYASLGWVVLVDHGSSVTAYFGLREPLVSVGNRVGRGTPVGTVGGSSIIGPDSMAFQVRRGGVPVPPGF; translated from the coding sequence GTGAACCGCCGGGGCCGGGCGGCGCTGCTGCTGGGCGCGTCACTGCTGACGGCCGCGCCGGGCGTGTCCCGCTGGCAGGGCGTGGCGGCGCAGCAGGCGGCCACCGGCCCGGCCGCCGACCTGAGTACCAGTGACCGGCTGGAGCAGTTGCAGCGTGACCTGCAACAGCAGCGGCAACTGAGCGCCGCCAAGGCCCGTGAACTGGAGGACCTGCGCCGCAGCATTCAGAACCTCAGCGCGCAGCAGCGCAAGACCCTGGCGCGGCTGGACACCCTGGCCGCCAGCGCCTCGAAACTGGAGAACGAGATCGCGACCGTCACGGCGCGCGTGGCGCTGGCCGAGCGCGCACTGGCCGACACGACCTCGCAACTGGACGTCACGCAAGCACGCGTGACCCGCCTGCAGGACGACGTGCGCGAGATCCTGCAGTTGCAGTACCGGGACCGCAGCGGCCGGTACCTGCAACTGCTGTCCCAGTCGCGCAGCCTGTCGGACCTGCTGATCCGGCTGCGGTACGCGAACATGGCGGGCGAGTACAACACCCGCGTCATTCAGACGCTGGCGGGCGAGATCGAGGTGCTGGACCGGCAGAAAGCGCAGCAGGCGCAGCAGACGAAGGACCTGAAGGCCCTGCAGGCGCAGCGCACGGCGGCCCTGAAGAACCTCACGGCCCGCCGCGCCGAGCAGACGGCGCTGCTGACGCAACTGCGCTCCAGCGAGGCGGGCAAGCGGACCCTGGCCACGCAGCGGCAGGCCGAGCAGGCACTGGCGGCGCAGACCATCGATCAGCTGGTCGGGCAGGTCGTGGCCGAGCGCTCCCGGCTGGAGGCCGAGCGGCAGCGCCGCCTGGAAGAGGAACGCCGCCGCCGGGCGGAGGAAGCCCGCCGGATCGCGGAGGCGCAGGAACGCGCGCGGCAGGAGGCGCTGCGACTGGCCCGCATCCGCGCCGAGCAGGAACGCGTGGCGCGCCAGCGGGCCGCCGACGCCCAGGCAGCCGCGCAGGCGGCCCGGCAACGCGCCGCGCAGCAGGCGGCGCAGGCCCAGCGGGAAGCGCAGGTGCAGCGCGAGCAGGCGGCGTTGCAGCAGCGCAGTCAGCAGGTGCAGCAGGCGCAGGTGCAGGTCGAGCAGCAACTCGCGCCCCTGCCGACCCTGAGCGGACCGCTGGGATTCCCGCTGCCCGGCGGGCGCGTGCAGACGCCGTACGGGGCTGGCGGGTCGCCGTGGGTGGTGCTCAGCGGTGGCCCGCAGGCGGTGGCCGCGCAGGAGGGGAACGTGCTGGCCGTCACGTACTACGCGTCGCTGGGCTGGGTGGTGCTGGTGGATCACGGGTCGAGCGTCACGGCGTACTTCGGGCTGCGTGAGCCGCTGGTCAGCGTCGGGAACCGCGTGGGGCGCGGCACGCCGGTCGGGACGGTCGGCGGGAGTTCCATCATCGGGCCGGACAGCATGGCCTTCCAGGTGCGCCGGGGGGGCGTGCCGGTCCCGCCGGGATTCTGA
- a CDS encoding cell division protein FtsX: MNYHFREALLAMRGNVTATLATLMTMTLTLLMLGFVLLLTLNVNRTLSQLESQVEVAAFLRPDAQDEQLLAQVQALPQVTQATLVTSEQVLTEMTQDSPYTRDAAALVGNPFPDTLRMRVARVEDSRSVAAAVSALPGVEDVEYGAGYVDPTVKTLTAVRGAGYALVGLLLLGTLFNILNAVRVAMYSRRDEISVMRLLGATRGFIRMPHVIEGLLVGTAAAALSLGILTPAYLGLARRVQQLAPVFPVVQDAGTLLPLLGGVALLGILIGLLGSLFATRRYLRELE; the protein is encoded by the coding sequence GTGAATTACCACTTCCGGGAGGCGCTGCTGGCGATGCGGGGGAACGTCACGGCGACCCTGGCGACCCTGATGACCATGACGCTGACGCTGCTGATGCTGGGATTCGTGCTGCTGCTGACGCTGAACGTGAACCGTACGCTCTCGCAGCTGGAATCGCAGGTGGAGGTCGCGGCGTTCCTGCGGCCCGACGCGCAGGACGAGCAGTTGCTCGCGCAGGTGCAGGCATTGCCGCAGGTGACGCAGGCGACGCTGGTGACCAGCGAGCAGGTGCTGACCGAGATGACGCAGGACTCGCCGTACACGCGGGACGCGGCGGCGCTGGTGGGCAACCCCTTCCCGGACACGCTGCGCATGCGGGTGGCGCGGGTCGAGGATTCCCGCAGCGTGGCGGCGGCCGTGTCGGCCCTGCCCGGCGTGGAGGACGTCGAGTACGGCGCGGGGTACGTGGACCCGACCGTGAAGACCCTGACGGCCGTGCGCGGCGCGGGCTACGCGCTGGTGGGGCTGCTGCTGCTGGGCACGCTGTTCAACATCCTGAACGCGGTGCGCGTGGCGATGTACTCCCGCCGGGACGAGATCAGCGTGATGCGGCTGCTGGGGGCCACGCGGGGCTTTATCCGCATGCCGCACGTGATCGAGGGCCTGCTGGTGGGCACGGCGGCGGCGGCGCTGTCGCTGGGCATCCTGACCCCGGCGTACCTGGGGCTGGCGCGGCGCGTGCAGCAGCTGGCGCCGGTGTTCCCGGTCGTGCAGGACGCCGGGACGCTGCTGCCGCTGCTGGGCGGCGTGGCGCTGCTGGGCATCCTGATCGGGCTGCTGGGCAGCCTGTTCGCCACGCGCCGTTACCTGCGGGAGCTGGAATGA